From the Achromobacter xylosoxidans A8 genome, the window AAGCCAGGTCGACGCCCTGCACCACCTTGAACACGTGGCGGATCAGGTTCTCGAAGATTTCACGGATCTCGAACTCGTTCAGGAACGAGGTTTCGCAGTCGATCTGGGTGAATTCAGGCTGGCGATCGGCGCGCAGGTCTTCGTCGCGGAAGCACTTGGTGATCTGGTAGTAGCGGTCAAAGCCCGACACCATCAGCATCTGCTTGAACAGCTGCGGCGATTGCGGCAACGCGAAGAAATGGCCAGCGTTCACACGCGAGGGCACCAGGTAGTCGCGCGCGCCTTCGGGCGTGCTCTTGGCCAGCATCGGGGTTTCGATGTCGATGAAACCCAGCTGGTCCAGGAACTTGCGCGTTTCGATCGACACGCGATAGCGCAGCATCAGATTGCGCTGCATCTGCGGACGGCGCAGGTCCAGCACGCGATGCGTGAGGCGCGTCGTTTCCGAGAGGTTGTCGTCATCCAGCTGGAACGGCGGCGTGACCGACGCGTTCAGGATCTCGACTTCCTTGCAGAGCACTTCGATTTCACCCGAAGCCAGTTCGGCGTTGGCGGTGCCCGCCGGACGCTCGCGCACCAGGCCGGTGACGCGGACGCAGAATTCGTTGCGCAGGCGCTCCGCGGTGGCGAAGGCGGCGTTGTCCGGATCGAACACGATCTGCGCCAGGCCCGCGCGGTCGCGCAGGTCGATGAAGATGACCCCGCCGTGGTCGCGGCGGCGGTTCACCCAGCCGTACAGGGTGACGGTCTGGCCGAGATGGTCACGGCAAACCTGGCCGGTGTAGCAGGTACGCATGCGGGATGACTCCGTTTATGTGCTTGGTTATAGCGTAAGGGTTACGAATCGGCGCGAGGCGTGTCCTGCACGCCAGGAGCCGGGACGGGAGCGGCCGGCCGGTCCGCAGGCGTCGCCGCCTGAACCGGGGCGACTACGCCCATGGAAACGATGTACTTCAATGCCGCGTCCACGCTCATCTGAAGATCGATCGCGTCGGCGCGCGGGACCATCAGGAAAAAGCCGGACGTGGGATTCGGCGTGGTCGGCACGTACACGCTGATGTGGTCGCCGGGCAACCGGTCGGCCACTTCGCCGCTAGGCGTGCCGGTAACGAAAGCAATGGTCCAGCTGCCCGCGCGCGGATACTGCACCAGCACCGCGCGGCGGAACGCCTGGCCGTTGGGCGCAAGCACGGTATCGCTGACCTGCTTGACCGAGTTGTAGATCGAGCGCACCAGGGGTATGCGGCCCAGCATATTTTCCCACTGGTCCACCATGGTGCGGCCGATCAGGTTGGCGGCGAACACGCCCGTCAGAAGCACCACCACGATGACCAGCACGAAGCGGAAGCCGGGAATGTCGATGCCGAACAGCGATTCGGACGACAGGAAGCCGGGCACGAACCCTTCGAGGGTCGCAACCAGCAAGCCCAGCACCCACACCGTGATGACCAGGGGAACCCAGATCAGCAGGCCGGTGATGAAGTACTTCTTGATGACGCGCATACGCATCGCGTGTGCTCTAGGAGGCGGCGCTACCGGCGGCAGGCGTCGCCGGGGCGGCCGGAGCTGCGGGCGCGGCGGCAGGCGCGGCGCTTTCAGCGGACGCCGCCGGCGTGCTGGCCGCAGCCGCACCCTGGCTGGCGCCGTTGCCGTTGCCGTTGCCGCGGAAGTCCGTGACATACCAGCCGGAGCCCTTGAGCTGGAATCCAGCCGCGGTCACCTGCTTGGAGAACGTGCTTTGGCCGCATTCGGGGCAAACCGAAAGCGGCGCATCGGAAATCTTCTGCAAGACGTCTTTGGCATGGCCGCAGGCGCTGCACTTGTAAGCGTAAATGGGCATCTAGGACTCCCAGGCGCGGGCCCGGCGTATCAAAAGCCGCTGTCGCCGGACGCGATGTCCGGGGCCGGATTGAATCCGAACGGAAGCGGCGGGCGGGCAAGGCCGGAAAAAATACGGGAAAGTCTTGAATTTTAGCGGTTTTTCGTGAACGGCCGGTGTCCGCCCCCGGCAGCCCACCTGGGGCGGCGCCTCAAGGACGCCGCCAGCCGGTTTTCCGGCCCCGTCGCCCTATACGGGAAGCAGGAACATGACGGCCGCCACCAGGGTCGGCGCCAGGGCCGACAGGAACAGCCGCCCCGACGAAATGCTGCCGTCCGGGAAGTGGTTCTTCAGGATGGCGAAGCCGGCCGGGTTGGGCGCGTTGGCGATCACCGTCAGGCCCCCGCCCGTGACCGCGCCGGCCACCAGCATGTAGCGCCAGGCCTCGTTGGTGCCTTCGACCAGCGAACCCAGGTAGGTCAGCGCGGCGTTGTCGGTAATGGCGGTGAGCGCGGTGGCGCCCCAGAACAGCACGAAGGGCTCGAGCCCGCCCAGCAGGTCCTGCAGCCACCATTTCTGCAGGCCGCCCAGCACCACCAGGCCGGCCAGGAAGAAGCCCACCATCAGGCCTTCCTTGATCATCAGACGGCTCTGGTAGCGCTTATAGGCTTCGGCAAAGCCGATGAACATCATCAACAAGCCCAGGAAGATGGCCGGATGGTGCGCGCTGAGCACCACGGCGACCAGGAAGACCAGATGCACCAGCATGACCAGCAGCGGCACCGGTCCGCGCGCATCGCCGCCTTCCGGCGCGTCCACGCCGCCGCCCGTGCCCACCGAGCGCTCCAGCAGCGCCTTACGGCAGATGAAGGTCAGGAGGGCCGCGTTCAGGCAGACCGCGATCGCGGCGCGCCAGCCGAAGTGCTGGGCCATGAAGGCCGAGTCCCAGCCGAAGGTGGAGGCCACCATCAGCACGGGCGGCGCGGCATAGGAGGTCAGCACGCCGCCGATGGAGACGTTGACGAACAGCACGCCAAGAGTCAGGTACTTGAAGCCCGCGCGCCCGCTGCTGCGGAAGTAAGCGTCGCGCAACAGGATGGCAGCCAGCGTCATGGCGGCCGGTTCGGTGATGAAGGAGCCGCCCAGCGGTACCAACGACATCACGACGAAGAAGGTGGCGAGTTCGCGCGGCAGCGGCAGCACCCGCGCCACCAGCCGCACCAGCGTCCCCACCAGTTCAAGGATCGGCCGGCTGGCCGCCACCACCATGATCACAAAGACGAACAGCGGCTCGGTGAAGTTGCGCGTGTCCATGTACTCGATGGCATGCGACGGACCCGACAGCGCCGCCATCGCCACGATCAGCACGAAGGCCCAGACGCCAAACACGGCCTCGACTTCGGAGAACAGATGCCAGATGCCCGCATGCGGTCCGCCACGATGCGCGAGCCGCGCGAAGAAGGGAACCGAGAAGGTATGAAGAACCGCCACTGCGAACAGGAGAGTGGCGATGACTTCAAGTGTCTGGGGCATGTAAACGACTTCCGGAAGAGGGATACGACAGCGCGGACGCCGCCCGGCGGGCCTGCGGGGCAAGGGTCGCAATATAGCGCAAGGCCCTTGCCGTGTAACGCAGGGTCAACACCAAGGCGCGCGGATCCGCGCCGCTATTTCCGCCAGTCTTACGCGTCGTTGGCTGCGCCCTGGCGCGCATGCCGGAACGGCAGCAGCCGCAGGTCCAGCGCCGAGGGTCCGGGCGCGTCGACGTCGATGATCGCGGCGCACAGCGGCAGGAAGGCCGCGCGGAAGTGGTTCTTGGCCTTCACGCACAGCAGCCGCACCTGATTGAGGTCGATGCCATGCAGGGTGAAGAAGCCCGGATCGTTGGCCGGCGCCACCAGTTCGGTAATGATGACCTGCACGTTGGGCCGGTCGCGCAGCGACAGCAGCGCGGTGCGACCGCAACGCGTGCGAACGCCCGTTTCCATCGGCCCGGTGTTGCTGAATTCGCCGTCGGTGTAGCGTTCGACCCGGAATGCCGCGCGCACTGGCGGACCGAAATCGCGGCTTACGCGGCCGCCCAGGTCCAGTTCGCAATCGCCGCCCAGACCCGCTTCGTACGCGCGCCTAACCGCATCCGGATCCGCGAAGCTGGCGAACACGCAAGACAGATCGATCTGCGCATCCAGCAAGGCGCGGAACAGTTCCGGTGTGTCGCAGACGCCTCCCGACAGCGGGTTGTCGCCCGGATCGGTGACGGCCACCAGGCCGCCGGCGCGCGCCGCCTCCACGGCTTGCGCCAGGCCCTCTTGCGGCGTCGGCAAGGTGACCGCAAACGCAGGCGCCAACCGCCGCATGGCGGCCATCATGGTCTCGGCCGCGGCCTGCGCCTGCGCGCCCGCGGCATCGCGGACCGTGTCGGCCACCACCAGCACCGATGCGCCGGTATCGACGGTATCCGCGTACGGAAAGCCGCCGAACACCGAGACTTCGGCCACGCCTTCTCGTACCTGCGCTGCGGCAAGATCCTGCAGCTCGCGCATCGGACCGGCATCGGTGCGCATGTTGAAGCTGGACAACAGCAAATCCGGCTTGGTCACCAGCACCCGCGGCGACAGCGTGCCGGCCTGCGCGCGCAGCAACATGTCGAGCACCCGCCCCGCCGCCTCGCGCATGTCGATGTGGGGATAAGTCTTGTAGCCGCTGGCGCAATCCAGCAGGCTGCCCAGTTCAGGGGCCAGGTTGGCGTGCAGGTCGAAGCTCGCGCCCAGGGGAACGCCGGGCAACAGGGCCCGCACGGCGCGCACGAAGTCCAGGTCGGGCGTCTGGCGCAGGTCGGTGATGGCGGCGCCGTGCAACGACAGGTAGACGGCGTCCCAGCCGGCGTCATCCGCGGCCAGCTCGGCCAGTACCTCTTCGGTAAAGGCGCGGTGCACGGCGTCTGCTATCGACCCGCCAGGCAGGGCGGATGCGCAGCGCAGGGCCACGACCTCCCAATCCGGATGCGCGCGGGCGAACTCGGCCACTTCACCCAGTTCGGTGGCCGTGCCAGCGGCGGCGGCCAGGGCGTCGCCGCCCTTGCGCCACTCGCGCCGTTCGAAATCCGCCATGGTGCAGGGCACCGGGCAGAAGGCGTTGCCTTCGTACCAGAAGCGCGCCACCGCCAGCCTTTTCTTCATGCCCTTGCCCATGCGTTTCCCCGCTTATTCCGGACGGATGTCGGTGCCTTCGATCAGGACGCGGTACTTCTCGCGCTCGGTCTGCAGATGCTGCGCCAAGGCTTGCGGCGTGCCGCCGATGGGCTGCGCGGCCAAGGTTGCCAGCCGTTCACGCGTGGCGGGCGCATCCAGCACGCGCTGGGCGGCGGCGTTGAGCTTGTCGATGACCGCTTGCGGCGTGCCGGCGGGCGCCATCACCACGAACCAGGAGGTCAGCTCGAAGCCCGGCACGGACTGCGCGATGGCGGCCACGCCCGGCGCGGCGGGCACCGGCTGGGCCGAAGTCACGCCCAGAGCCACCAGCTTGCCCGCCTTGATCAAGGGCAAGGCGGTGGGCAGGTTGTCGGCGGACAGATCGATCTGCCCGCCCAGCAGGTCATTGTTGGCCTGGCTGGCGCCCTTGTACGGCACGTGGCGGATGTCCACCTTGCCCATGCGCTTGATCATCTCCAGCGCCAGATGGCCCGAACTGCCCACGCCCGGCGAACCCCAGTTCAGCCGCCCGGGCTCCGCGCGCGCGGTGCGCAGCAGGTCGTCCATGTTCTTCAGGCCGGACCCGGGATGCGTCAGCACCACGTTGGGCACCTGCGCCACATAGGCGACCGGCGCGAAGTCCTTGACCGGGTCGTAGCCGATCTTCTTGTAGACGTAGGCATTGATGATCTGCGTGCCGGGCGTGCCCAGCAGCAGGGTGTAGCCGTCCGGCTGCGCGTGCGCCACCTCGGACGCGCCCAGGCTGCCGCCCGCGCCGGCCTTGTTGACCACCACCACGGATTGGCCGAGTTCGGCGCCCAGACCCTCGGCCATCAGGCGGCCCAGCAGGTCGGTCGTGCCGCCGGCGGCGAACGGCACCACCAGCCGCACCGGCTGTTCCGGCCAGGCGGCGCCGGCCTGCCCGGCCGCGCCCAACGCGGCAGCCGCCGCAATCCCTAGAGTCCAGCCACGCAACAGATGGGAAAACTTCATGACGCCCCCTTGAGCGAATGATGACGATGCAACGGCCAATGCGACAATAAAACCGTTTGGTTTATTTTTACAATAAATATACCATGTGTTTTATTTGACAAACCAGACCACGAGTCACCGCCCCCCATCATGAGCCGCATCATCCATCGCAATGCCAGCCCCCTGCCCGTCGCCGTCAAAGGCGAAGGCTGCTTCATCGTCGACCAGGAGGGCCGGCGCTACTTCGACGCCTCGGGCGGCGCGGCGGTCTCGTGCCTGGGACACGCGCACCTTGAAGTGCGCGCCGCGGCCATTGCGCAGCTGGACGCGCTGGAGTACGCACACACCAGCTTCTTCACCACGCCGGCCGCCGAAGAGCTGGCCGAACTGCTGGCGGCCAACAGCCCGGCCGGCCTGGGCAACGCCTATTTCGTTTCGGGCGGTTCGGAAGCGGTAGAGACCGCCTTGAAGATGGCGCGCCAATACCATGTTGAACGCGGCGAGCCGGGACGCTACCGCTACATCGCGCGGCGCCAGAGCTATCACGGCAACACGCTGGCAGCCTTGTCGGTGGGCGGCAACGCGGGCCGGCGCGCCCTGTACCAGCCCGTGCTGATCGAAAGCCACCACGTCTCGCCCTGCTTTGCCCTGCATTACCGCGAGGCCGGCGAAACGGACGAGCAGTACAGCGACCGCCTGGCCGCGGAACTGGACGCCGAGATCCTGCGGCTGGGCCCGGACACCGTGTCCGCCTTCATCGCCGAAACCGTGGTCGGCGCCACCGCCGGCACCGTCGCGCCCGTACCCGGCTACTTCCGCAAGATCCGCCAGGTGTGCGACCGCCACGGCGTGCTCTTGATCCTGGACGAGGTCATGTGCGGGCTGGGCCGCACCGGCAGCTATCACGCCTTCGAACAGGAAGGCGTGGTGCCGGACCTGCTGACGCTGGCCAAGGGCTTGGGCGGGGGCTATCTGCCGATCGGCGCCGTGCTGGCGCATGACCGCGTCATCGGGGCCATCAACGCGGGCTCGGGCGCGTTCCAGCATGGCTACACGTATGTCGGCCACCCGGTGGCCTGCGCCGCGGCGCTCGCGGTGCAGCGCATCGTGCTGCGCGACAAGCTGGTGGAGCGCGTGGCGGACATGGGCGCGCAGTTCGGCGCCATGTTGGCGGCGCGCCTGGAAAAGCATCCACACGTGGCCGACATCCGCGGCCGCGGCATGTTCTGGAGCGTGGAACTGGCCGAGGATCCCGGCAGCCTGCGCGCGTTCGCGCCGCAACGCCGCCTGCATGCACGCATCAAGGCCCAGGCGCGCGACCTGGGCCTGCTGTGCTATCCGGGCGGCGGCACCGTGGACGGCAAGCTCGGCGACCACGTGCTGCTGGCGCCGCCCTACCTCAGCACGGCTGACGAGCTGGCGTTCACGGTGGATGCGCTGACCCGCGCTATCGATCTGGCGCTGGCGGACGATACGCCATAATACGCGGCACCTTACCCGGAGCGCAGATGGATAAAGCCGCCATCGACAAACTGATCGAAGCCCAGTTTTCCGCCCTGCCGCCCAAGCTGCGGCAGGCGGCCCGTTATGCGATCGATCATCCCAACGACATCGCCCTGGAATCGATGCGCGCCGCGGCCGGCCATGCCGGCGTGCAGGCGGGCGTCATGCTGCGCCTGGCCCGGCAACTGGGATTCGACACCTACGAGGCGTTCCGCCAGCCGTACCGCGACTGGCTGGCCGCGGGCGGGTCGAGCTTTTCCGGCCGCGCCACCGCCCTGCGCAAGCGCCCACAGCACGACGCCGACGCGGGCCTGGTCGCCGACATCCTCGATGCCGAAGTGCGCAACCTGGGCAGCAGCCTCGGCCCCGCCGCCCTGCCCGCGCTGAAGGCCGCACACGGCCTGCTGGCGGGCGCGCGCCGCATCTACGTCATCGGCCTGCGCAGCCTGTATCCGGCAGCCTATCACTTCAGCTACGCCTGCGGCATGTTCCTGGACAAGGTCACGTTGCTCAGCGGCGTAGGCGGCACCTTGGCC encodes:
- a CDS encoding DUF502 domain-containing protein is translated as MRVIKKYFITGLLIWVPLVITVWVLGLLVATLEGFVPGFLSSESLFGIDIPGFRFVLVIVVVLLTGVFAANLIGRTMVDQWENMLGRIPLVRSIYNSVKQVSDTVLAPNGQAFRRAVLVQYPRAGSWTIAFVTGTPSGEVADRLPGDHISVYVPTTPNPTSGFFLMVPRADAIDLQMSVDAALKYIVSMGVVAPVQAATPADRPAAPVPAPGVQDTPRADS
- a CDS encoding FmdB family zinc ribbon protein, which encodes MPIYAYKCSACGHAKDVLQKISDAPLSVCPECGQSTFSKQVTAAGFQLKGSGWYVTDFRGNGNGNGASQGAAAASTPAASAESAAPAAAPAAPAAPATPAAGSAAS
- a CDS encoding putative Na+/H+ antiporter, whose protein sequence is MPQTLEVIATLLFAVAVLHTFSVPFFARLAHRGGPHAGIWHLFSEVEAVFGVWAFVLIVAMAALSGPSHAIEYMDTRNFTEPLFVFVIMVVAASRPILELVGTLVRLVARVLPLPRELATFFVVMSLVPLGGSFITEPAAMTLAAILLRDAYFRSSGRAGFKYLTLGVLFVNVSIGGVLTSYAAPPVLMVASTFGWDSAFMAQHFGWRAAIAVCLNAALLTFICRKALLERSVGTGGGVDAPEGGDARGPVPLLVMLVHLVFLVAVVLSAHHPAIFLGLLMMFIGFAEAYKRYQSRLMIKEGLMVGFFLAGLVVLGGLQKWWLQDLLGGLEPFVLFWGATALTAITDNAALTYLGSLVEGTNEAWRYMLVAGAVTGGGLTVIANAPNPAGFAILKNHFPDGSISSGRLFLSALAPTLVAAVMFLLPV
- a CDS encoding M81 family metallopeptidase, producing MKKRLAVARFWYEGNAFCPVPCTMADFERREWRKGGDALAAAAGTATELGEVAEFARAHPDWEVVALRCASALPGGSIADAVHRAFTEEVLAELAADDAGWDAVYLSLHGAAITDLRQTPDLDFVRAVRALLPGVPLGASFDLHANLAPELGSLLDCASGYKTYPHIDMREAAGRVLDMLLRAQAGTLSPRVLVTKPDLLLSSFNMRTDAGPMRELQDLAAAQVREGVAEVSVFGGFPYADTVDTGASVLVVADTVRDAAGAQAQAAAETMMAAMRRLAPAFAVTLPTPQEGLAQAVEAARAGGLVAVTDPGDNPLSGGVCDTPELFRALLDAQIDLSCVFASFADPDAVRRAYEAGLGGDCELDLGGRVSRDFGPPVRAAFRVERYTDGEFSNTGPMETGVRTRCGRTALLSLRDRPNVQVIITELVAPANDPGFFTLHGIDLNQVRLLCVKAKNHFRAAFLPLCAAIIDVDAPGPSALDLRLLPFRHARQGAANDA
- a CDS encoding Bug family tripartite tricarboxylate transporter substrate binding protein translates to MKFSHLLRGWTLGIAAAAALGAAGQAGAAWPEQPVRLVVPFAAGGTTDLLGRLMAEGLGAELGQSVVVVNKAGAGGSLGASEVAHAQPDGYTLLLGTPGTQIINAYVYKKIGYDPVKDFAPVAYVAQVPNVVLTHPGSGLKNMDDLLRTARAEPGRLNWGSPGVGSSGHLALEMIKRMGKVDIRHVPYKGASQANNDLLGGQIDLSADNLPTALPLIKAGKLVALGVTSAQPVPAAPGVAAIAQSVPGFELTSWFVVMAPAGTPQAVIDKLNAAAQRVLDAPATRERLATLAAQPIGGTPQALAQHLQTEREKYRVLIEGTDIRPE
- a CDS encoding aspartate aminotransferase family protein, encoding MSRIIHRNASPLPVAVKGEGCFIVDQEGRRYFDASGGAAVSCLGHAHLEVRAAAIAQLDALEYAHTSFFTTPAAEELAELLAANSPAGLGNAYFVSGGSEAVETALKMARQYHVERGEPGRYRYIARRQSYHGNTLAALSVGGNAGRRALYQPVLIESHHVSPCFALHYREAGETDEQYSDRLAAELDAEILRLGPDTVSAFIAETVVGATAGTVAPVPGYFRKIRQVCDRHGVLLILDEVMCGLGRTGSYHAFEQEGVVPDLLTLAKGLGGGYLPIGAVLAHDRVIGAINAGSGAFQHGYTYVGHPVACAAALAVQRIVLRDKLVERVADMGAQFGAMLAARLEKHPHVADIRGRGMFWSVELAEDPGSLRAFAPQRRLHARIKAQARDLGLLCYPGGGTVDGKLGDHVLLAPPYLSTADELAFTVDALTRAIDLALADDTP
- a CDS encoding MurR/RpiR family transcriptional regulator; this translates as MDKAAIDKLIEAQFSALPPKLRQAARYAIDHPNDIALESMRAAAGHAGVQAGVMLRLARQLGFDTYEAFRQPYRDWLAAGGSSFSGRATALRKRPQHDADAGLVADILDAEVRNLGSSLGPAALPALKAAHGLLAGARRIYVIGLRSLYPAAYHFSYACGMFLDKVTLLSGVGGTLADELRRIGPDDALIAFSQAPYAQAAVTAVEFAHERGAGVVAVTDSAVSPIAPGAKALLLVANDTPSLFPSVVPALSIAQTLAALLVAHSGEESLREISNSEAQLQRFGVYAEKR